In the genome of Corticium candelabrum chromosome 18, ooCorCand1.1, whole genome shotgun sequence, the window TGTAGTAGCAACTGTCACCGTTTGCATTAATCGCAATTGCCAATTAACAGTCACAATTATACTAcatctatgtatgtatactcAGTGCAGTCATACCTTACACACGCAATCAATGTCACACTAAAAATtatgcaacaaataaattgTGGTCAACAAACTGTCAGTTATGATTTCCAGATGTTTCACATCAGTCACCATTAACCTCATCATCAGAGTCTACTGCTTCACCTTCTTTGTTGCCATCTGGCAATAACGGTTTGCCGTCTTCACCAATAGGGACCACCTTCAGACAACTGTTGGAGTTAAGCTGTTGAAACAGATGCATCAGTTTGACAGCCTCGACTTCCTTTTCTTCTTCGGTCAAATCTTCATTTGCATCAAGTTTTGGTCCTACGGGTCCCCCTGTGATAGGATCTAGATCTGATTCCAGATATTCATTGGTGTCGCTGTCTTCGTCACTTGAGTACTCGCTTGATGCACTTGGTTGGTCACCACCGAGCAAGCCGCGCTGGAACAACATCCCCGCTGCATTGCCATAGCCAGTATGTTTGATGAGACGAGACACATTCTCTTTGCAAAGAATAAAGAGAAAGTCTGCCACCATTTCCTTCAAATGGGTAATGTGTGACGTCATCTGCTGAACCAATAAACTCTTTAGACCACCACTATCTTCTGGTCGAGCTGTGACATGGTGTAGTGGAGGAAGAATCTATACCAAAATCAAACCACAGAAAAAATATCAAGTTAAGCCTTAATGCAAGCCAGTTTGTCAGACACATGATCTAGATTATGAACACTGCAACTGAACTAACCTCACCAGAGACTCTAGATTACCTCACAAACATACAAGGTTACATCCGTTTAAAGTGGCTGTAATGCTCACCTTTCCTCGCATGTGCTTTCGAATTATCCTAGATGATTTTGCACAAGACCGCATTGCTGTTAGGATAGAAATGACAGCATTAGCTGGCGAATCTAACTCGACGCAACTCAGTGTCTGCAACAAGTGAGCTATTAGTGCATCAATAGCAGACACGTCACAATCCTCGTACATTGACACAACAGCTGCTGGTTCTTCCTGTACTGTAACAGAAGGCACAAGCATACTTACACATCTACTCGGCATATTGATCAATATATTTATAGCATGACTCTTTATATCGGTTGACCACCCAGGATCTTCCGACAACAAAACCAATCGAACAACATGAACAAGTCCATCGAGAGCTTTAAAGTCTTGCTCATCCAAGCCATCTATATCCAATGTTAGACTGTACAGAACTTTGAGCAATTcacacatgtcacgtgacttctcaTCGGTGTACCGCACCAGATTTCCTGAAGCGTCGACGATGTCGAGTTGAAGTGCTCTGACTAGTGATGGAATTCCATGTAACTCTCTAGTTATAAGACACCTCGATTTAGGAGCCAAAGCTGTGACAAGAAACAGAAGTCGGGCATCAAAAAACTTTATTCCACTTGAAAGCGAGACTGAGCCACGATTTGCTATTCGTTTCATTACACCTTCGAGTACACCTTCTGTCTGACATAATTCAGCCAAATGAGGGTTCTTCAACAACAAATTAGAAAGACACTTCAAAGCTTCCTCCTGAACAGTTGATTGAGAACGTTCATCCGGGTCATTATCCACTAAACCGGCCAACCCGTACATTACTCTCATTCCGTCTGGGGACGTCAAATCGTCTAAACCCTCTGTCTCACGACAAATTATCTTGAGAGATTGTAAGGCAGCCGCTTGGAAATCACCCTCTAGCGCGCGCTCGTGTCTCTTCCTCAGCCAAGACATCAGACTTGTGACCAGTCGAGACCGGACATCGACTGTCTCACTAAACTGAAATTTGCCAGCATAAGTCTCATTGAAGTGCAGCAGAGCAGCGGTGAGTTCAGCAGTGGTGGTAGAGGTAGCTCCTGCGACACGGAGACACTCTTCCATCGCGAGTTGGATGGTTGATTTCTATGTATGCTCGCTGCACGTGCACTGATAGGTAGTTCACAACTGTTGCACGTGTTTCGATTGTCAAACGTGATGACAGTCGACACATAAGTTTAGCGCGTGAAAGATGAATTTCTGTCTTGCTAGAATGCAGCGCTTGAACTTTGCTATCCTCGTCCTTCCAGGCCAGGCCCATTATTTGGCTTTTTCCTtgcacgggtctgggagggcGAGGCTAAATTCActagataaataaatttttatatgaGCGAAGCTTTTCTCTCAACACAGCTAAGGTCACAAACTCATGAAAAATAACAAAAGTCGTCTATAGTCTAATAATAGTATCTATTTTAGttctaaattaattagctaactaGAGGTTTTTATTCTTGAGTACCCGAATGTTTCAATATTGCATCACTCTGACGCTCTTATAGATGTAAATGACAACTTTCGATCAGTAATAGATTGCTTTGGATCGTACTGTACGCACAACTTTGATCTGATCACAATGCGCCAAGCGTATCACCGCTAAGCCTATAGCACGTTACTGCAACCAATGGCTTTGAATCTGTCCGGCTATGCAGTCGACTTCAAAGCCGTTCAGGAAGCTGTTACTCGCCTTTCGCCTTTTATACACCGTACTCCTATTGTGACGAGCGGAACTGCGGATGAAAGAGTGGGAAGGAGGCTGTTCTTCAAAGCAGAGAATCTTCAGCAAACTGGAGCCTTCAAGATACGGGGAGCACTGAATGCGGTAGAAacattataaaatttaatatcagCATGTATTTATATGCATTTATAATCTCTGTAGTAAGTATATAAATTGCAGCATTCGTTCAATTTGAAAAtattagtcaattaattaataatgtaaatTTACCAATTGTTGTTGCATGAAGACATCGGCTATTCAAGGTgtatacacgcacacacacacacacacacacacacacacacacacacacacacacacacacacacacacacacacacacacacacaccactgtaATGTGTTATCTTTCTAGGCAAGTAGTTGTTGATTTAAGAGTGCAAAATGATCAATAGCGTTGAATTCAGGaatgaatagaaatgaatAATTCTAGAATCACTATAATTTTTCAggcattggtgtgtgtgtgtgtgtgtgtgtgtgtgtgtgtgtgtgtgtgtgtgtgtgtgtgtgtgtgtgacgtttGTAGcttaattggttagagagttgcatttggagaatggataCATCCGAGATCTTTGATTTGTGGATTCAAGTATGGGATGCATGGGCACAGGCGTAATtgccttgggcaaggaactcacacacaattgtctctcttgtctcaggagtataaatgagtacctggtcactGACTGGGAGTGGACAAGACCACTGGCTTTGTAGTAACATCCTGCAGCATACTTGTACTTGTGGCCCTTTTTGTctagtcccagagctgtgccatAGTCAATATAGGTGCAGTGCTGACCCTAAGCCTCCACCTAGCGCATAGATGCCCTAGCTACCTTTGCAACTGACCGTAACATCAACATACAATGTGAAGGGCTCAACATTCGTCCATTTTtattcatgtgtgtgtgtgtgtgtgtgtgtgtgtgtgtgtgtgtgtgtgtgtgtgtgtgtgtgtgtgtgtgtacgaaAGCATGTGCAATGACTTTGCTGTGCACTACAGGTTCTGCAGTTGAAGGAATCAAATCCTGCTGTCAAAGGAGTGGTTGGATATCTTTACTGATTGCTCCTTTTTGCTTACCTTCTTGCAATGTGTTCTCATGTATATAGGCCACTCACAGTGCTGGTAACCATGGGCAAGCACTCGCTGCTGCTGCCAGAAACTGTCAGTTATCATGCACAGTTGTCAttccaaatactgcaccacaGGTTAAAGTCAATGCTATAAAAGGATATGGAGCAAATGTTGTGTTCTGCGAGCCAACACCTCAGGATAGGTAGGTGCAATTATGGGCAATCTTCTATCAGCATGAGCATACGTCTTACTGAATTGACAGTTCTTCAATGTCAATACAGTGAGCACAtagaattaataaattagttaaacATACCAATAGGCGACTGTATGGATATGACTGTGAGTTTGTGAGTGGCATCGATACTACATTACAGCATGTCTGCTATTAGGTATGCAATGTACATAATCACATTGCATACCTAATGGCAGACATGCTGTACTGTAGTATCAATGCCACTCCCCAACTCACAGTCATATCCATAAAGTCGCCTATTGGTATGACTTGTATGTAACAACAGGAAAGATGTCTTATGTTGCTAATTATTATTCTTCCTCAGGAAAGCAACCAGTGAACGTGTTTGTAAGGAGGCCGGTCTCACATTTGTTTCTCCATATGATGATGTTCATGTTATTTCCGGGCAAGTGAGTTGATCAGACTCAAAGTGTACTGTAAGTACTATCCTcgtcttgtttgtttcttcacTAAACAACAGGGAACATTAGGATTAGAACTTCTTGAGCAGGTAGTATACGATCAGATTATTATTCACATGCAAAGTTTGTAGATGCTATTGATTAGGTTTCAGACATGGATGCAATTGTGGTACCAGTTAGTGGAGGTGGTTTAGCTGCTGGTGTTTGCCTTGCAGTCAAGAGCGTCAAACCTCAAATCAAAAGTTAGCAATCGAAAAGCTGTGTATTCACACGACAGCACTACCTTATATCACCCACTCTTTCAACAGCTTCTGGCCCTCTCCCCTCCTTTCTCTTCCCTCCTTCCCCTTCTTCCTCCTTTTTCCCTCTTGTCTCCCTCCCCTCGTTTGTCCCTTCTCTTAATAGcttctccctccctcccttcttTGCTTGCTGTCTCCTCTTCTATCAACTAAGGAACTTAGAAATCATATGAGTTggcataataataatatatccCTCAACTCCTGCATTTGAAAATATCATCTTTTTGGAAAGAGAGAACGTAAGCAAAGTAGATGACTGCGAAGTAACCTtgaattgtgtttgttttctttagTTTTTGCAGCTGAACCAGCAGGAAAGGACCTTGAAGTTTCATTGAGAGCTGGTCAGAGAAAATAAAATTAGTTATGCAAATTCCAAAAATTGGAAGGTACTTACTTAATTATAGGTGAGCGATTGTGGCCTGAGCCACCTCGTCATCTAGAGACTATAGCTGATGGTTTAAGGACGCAGCAGCTTGGTCAGATAACTTGGCCTATCGCTAGAGATTGCCTAGAAAAGACAGTACTTACTATGGTACGTGCATCTGTGATTCTATAATAACACATATGAAATGAATTACAAAGTTGTTTTAGTCGGATGACGAAACAGTTGCTGCAATGAAGTTTGTGTTTGAACGAATGAAGGTTGGCTCATGTACATGCTAACTGTTGGTATTATtgatcaattatttattgttatgtgACTGGTTCAGCTGGTTGTTGAGCCGAGTGGCGCCGTTCCTGTAGCAGCTGTGATGTCAGATCGATTTCGTCTGCTTGGCAGCGATATCAAAAAAGTTAGTGTCATCATGAGTGGAGGAAACGTGAACCTTGACAAACTTCCATGGTGTTAAAGCACTTGACATGCTAAAAACGCCTCAAATTCTTTGGCCAGTCGTTTAGTATTTTTGTAATGTGCTCGTTTGCCTTATTGAAAGTAATTcaatcaaacaaatatatagatTTGTCAGAACCCAGTAGGTCAACTGGGTTCACCAAACTGACCTACTTTGATGATTTGTTGCAATTCAAGCTGTTTCCATGCAATGAGATGTAGGATATCATACCCCAAAAATAGCACATCATGCCTTCTGGAATATCATTCTATTGCTGTTAGTGGAGATGTAATCCTGGCGTGTTATGTA includes:
- the LOC134193881 gene encoding synembryn-A-like, which codes for MSWLRKRHERALEGDFQAAALQSLKIICRETEGLDDLTSPDGMRVMYGLAGLVDNDPDERSQSTVQEEALKCLSNLLLKNPHLAELCQTEGVLEGVMKRIANRGSVSLSSGIKFFDARLLFLVTALAPKSRCLITRELHGIPSLVRALQLDIVDASGNLVRYTDEKSRDMCELLKVLYSLTLDIDGLDEQDFKALDGLVHVVRLVLLSEDPGWSTDIKSHAINILINMPSRCVSMLVPSVTVQEEPAAVVSMYEDCDVSAIDALIAHLLQTLSCVELDSPANAVISILTAMRSCAKSSRIIRKHMRGKILPPLHHVTARPEDSGGLKSLLVQQMTSHITHLKEMVADFLFILCKENVSRLIKHTGYGNAAGMLFQRGLLGGDQPSASSEYSSDEDSDTNEYLESDLDPITGGPVGPKLDANEDLTEEEKEVEAVKLMHLFQQLNSNSCLKVVPIGEDGKPLLPDGNKEGEAVDSDDEVNGD
- the LOC134193965 gene encoding uncharacterized protein LOC134193965 gives rise to the protein MALNLSGYAVDFKAVQEAVTRLSPFIHRTPIVTSGTADERVGRRLFFKAENLQQTGAFKIRGALNAVLQLKESNPAVKGVATHSAGNHGQALAAAARNCQLSCTVVIPNTAPQVKVNAIKGYGANVVFCEPTPQDRKATSERVCKEAGLTFVSPYDDVHVISGQGTLGLELLEQVSDMDAIVVPVSGGGLAAGVCLAVKSVKPQIKIFAAEPAGKDLEVSLRAGERLWPEPPRHLETIADGLRTQQLGQITWPIARDCLEKTVLTMSDDETVAAMKFVFERMKLVVEPSGAVPVAAVMSDRFRLLGSDIKKVSVIMSGGNVNLDKLPWC